Proteins encoded by one window of Halichondria panicea chromosome 8, odHalPani1.1, whole genome shotgun sequence:
- the LOC135340373 gene encoding probable ATP-dependent RNA helicase DHX37 isoform X2 yields MAFRKRLGYNWKARKNPVKKASQEIVPKVELDDQTGSHPDDTNSLVLPSRKRVSSGADEECIPKRKKLSSKHRKRLQKIVESREKKAKRAVLLDSLSTLALPDSYMTFFHSSTSIGQSRKTNKQLRSTHPLPDTPTPYSEPVSHRRKNQRKRRKVREEKVQLNPRPPAVQVEEVNGDVVNEDVDTDEYCSDSSLEDSQSESEEAVKNKCEEASIILENGLIESSPPKHVDSTKELIKQCAQDDPEQTRCEEAIKTEKRPAVFIGLERDPDVQMARLSLPILGEEQIVMEAISQHPVVVLCGETGSGKTTQVPQFLYEAGYTCKMGGTSLIGITEPRRVAAVSMSKRVAMEMGLSTSVVSYQIRYEGNTTDQTRIKFMTDGVLLKEIERDFLLSRYSVIVIDEAHERSVFTDILIGLLSRIVPLRQKKGNPLKFVIMSATLRVEDFTTNPHLFSTPPPVISIESRQYPVTVHFNKRTPTDYQAEAYRKVCKIHRTLKTGNILVFVTGQREVHTLCRKLRQTFGGVGEVCEDDDDGSMPVEGVMVVRREGRSYRDMATRRREIDLNNYPILPLALEEVVGVANSDECYSGDEWSSEGSDDEGSCDPSHDSQLPLLVLPLYSLLAPQQQAKVFQTPPEGVRLCVVATNVAETSLTIPGVKYVVDTGFVKMRYYDKVTGVSTFKVGWTSKASANQRAGRAGRTEPGHCYRLYSSAVFHNEFTEFSCPEMTRRPVDDLVLQMKALGIAKVTNFPFPTPPAAKTITAAEDLLLKLGALDSPSPLMNEPPSINPLGRIMSHFPLAPRYAKMLALGGQGDCIQYVIALVAALSVREVFAEGGLHDDEQEDEKRKKRQDRVYSIRRSWAGHGECQLLGDLMVLLRGVGASEFAGCTPSVCESHGLRHKAMLEVRKLRQQLTNTVNAVCPSNRVYLDPKLAPPTQEQARCLRQIMLTGLGDHVARKIPTHSLDSEDKKRLRHAYQILKHSIMAMWVCGFLWTSVCSPGDNSIAST; encoded by the exons ATGGCTTTTCGAAAGCGCTTAGGCTACAACTGGAAAGCACGAAAAAATCCTGTTAAGAAAGCGAGCCAAGAAATTGTACCCAAAGTTGAGCTAGATGATCAGACTGGAAGTCACCCGGATGACACCAATTCACTGGTACTGCCGTCTAGGAAGAGGGTCAGCTCAGGTGCAGACGAAGAATGTATTCCCAAAAGAAAAAAGTTGAGCTCCAAGCACAGGAAACGTCTACAGAAGATCGTAGAGAGCAGGGAAAAGAAAGCGAAG AGAGCTGTTCTATTGGATAGTCTATCTACGCTGGCCCTCCCCGACTCATATATGACTTTCTTCCACTCGTCCACCAGTATCGGCCAATCAAGAAAGACAAATAAGCAACTACGCTCAACCCACCCCCTTCCAGACACGCCCACTCCATACAGCGAGCCCGTTAGTCATCGGCGAAAAAACCAACGCAAACGAAGGAAAGTTCGAGAGGAGAAGGTACAGCTCAATCCTCGCCCTCCTGCAGTACAAGTTGAAGAGGTTAATGGTGATGTGGTTAATGAGGATGTGGACACTGACGAATACTGTAGCGACTCAAGCCTTGAAGATAGTCAGAGTGAGTCTGAGGAGGCAGTAAAGAACAAATGTGAAGAAGCCAGCATCATTTTGGAGAATGGCCTTATTGAATCGTCACCACCTAAACATGTAGACTCTACCAAAGAACTGATAAAACAGTGTGCACAGGATGATCCAGAACAGACTAGATGTGAAGAGGCTATAAAGACAGAGAAGAGGCCGGCTGTGTTCATTGGGCTGGAAAGAGATCCAGATGTCCAG ATGGCACGGCTCTCTCTCCCCATTCTCGGCGAGGAGCAGATTGTAATGGAGGCCATCTCCCAGCATCCTGTAGTGGTCCTGTGTGGAGAGACAGGAAGTGGCAAGACCACTCAAGTACCACAGTTCCTGTATGAAGCTGGCTACACCTGCAAAATGGGTGGAACATCTCTCATAGGGATCACCGAACCCAGAAGAGTGGCGGCCGTCAGTATGTCCAAGCGGGTTGCCATGGAGATGGGTCTATCTACCAGTGTGGTGTCCTATCAAATTCGTTACGAAGGCAATACAACAG ATCAAACTAGAATCAAATTCATGACAGATGGAGTGCTGTTGAAGGAAATTGAAAGG GATTTTCTTTTGAGCCGCTATTCCGTGATAGTGATTGATGAAGCTCATGAGAGAAGTGTCTTCACTGATATTCTGATTGGCCTGCTGTCTCGTATAGTTCCCCTCAGGCAAAAG AAGGGAAACCCCCTGAAATTTGTAATAATGTCTGCCACGCTGAGAGTAGAGGATTTCACAACAAACCCTCATCTCTTCTCAACCCCTCCTCCCGTCATCTCT ATAGAGTCTCGGCAATATCCTGTCACTGTACACTTTAATAAACGGACTCCTACAGACTACCAGGCTGAAGCGTATCGCAAGGTCTGCAAGATCCACCGTACGCTTAAAACTGGCAATATTCTCGTGTTTGTTACGGGGCAAAGAGAAGTACACACACTATGTCGGAAGCTACGGCAGACGTTTGGTGGAGTGGGTGAGGTTTGTGAGGACGATGACGACGGCAGTATGCCGGTAGAGGGTGTGATGGTTGTGAGAAGAGAGGGGAGGAGTTACAGAGACATGGCTACACGTAGGAGAGAGATTGACCTTAATAA TTATCCTATTTTGCCCCTGGCTCTTGAGGAagttgtgggtgtggccaacAGTGACGAGTGTTATAGTGGTGACGAGTGGAGCAGTGAGGGGAGTGATGATGAAGGATCATGTGATCCGTCACATGACTCTCAACTACCATTGTTGGTACTACCGCTCTATTCACTTCTAGCCCCTCAGCAACAAGCAAAG GTGTTTCAAACTCCCCCAGAGGGGGTTCGACTGTGTGTGGTGGCCACTAACGTAGCTGAGACCTCCCTCACCATCCCGGGGGTCAAGTACGTCGTTGACACTGGCTTCGTTAAGATGAGATACTATGACAAAGTGACAGGCGTGTCCACGTTCAAGGTGGGCTGGACATCCAAGGCTTCAGCCAATCAGAGAGCAGGACGGGCTGGTAGAACGGAACCAGGACACTGTTACAG GTTGTACTCTTCTGCGGTGTTTCACAATGAATTTACTGAGTTCTCTTGTCCTGAGATGACCCGGAGACCAGTGGACGACCTCGTTCTACAAATGAAG GCTCTGGGAATCGCCAAAGTTACCAATTTCCCCTTTCCCACTCCGCCAGCTGCAAAGACCatcact GCTGCTGAGGATCTGCTGTTGAAACTCGGTGCACTTGACTCTCCATCTCCCCTCATGAATGAGCCGCCCTCCATCAATCCCCTCGGCCGAATCATGTCCCATTTCCCTCTTGCTCCTCGCTATGCTAAAATGTTGGCCCTCGGTGGTCAAGGCGACTGTATTCAATATGTCATTGCTTTGGTAGCAGCTCTAAGTGTGAGGGAGGTGTTTGCCGAGGGTGGTCTCCATGACGATGAACAG GAGGACGAGAAAAGGAAGAAGAGACAGGATAGAGTGTACAGTATTAGAAGAAGCTGGGCTGGACAT GGTGAATGCCAGCTGCTGGGAGATCTGATGGTCCTCTTACGCGGTGTGGGAGCCAGTGAGTTTGCTGGATGCACTccgagtgtgtgtgagagtcaCGGCCTTCGTCACAAAGCCATGCTGGAGGTCAGGAAACTGAGACAGCAGCTCACCAACACTGTCAATGCCGTGTGTCCTAGCAACAGGGTGTACCTTGACCCCAAGttggccccacccactcaagAGCAG